In Nonlabens agnitus, the DNA window GACCATTTGATACATTTATCCAAGTGTTACCACCATCTGTCGTCTTATAAACTTTTTCACCTGCAGCATAGCCAGAAAATATTACCCATATCTTTGAAGCATCAGTATTTGAAATTGCTAGATTCTTTAGTTTGGCAGAAGCCACGGGTAAACCATTTGTAATATCTGACCAAGTGGATCCCGAATTAATTGATTTTGAAATGATATTATCTTTAATAACGTAAATAGTGCTAGAACTACTTGGGGCTATTTCAAATTTCAAAATATTCTCATTTATTGGTGCTGGTGCCGTAGTTCCTGTTTTTGAAGCTGTTGGGTTTGCTGTAAACCAATTACTTGAGACATATAAATCTTTCCCGCTTCCTATATAAATCTTATCTGCATCTACTGGATCTTGTTTTATCGGTGTGAACCAATCACCACTAGGTAATGCAGGTGTAAAGGTTAAATTACTAGAAGTCAAACCTCTATCCATTGATATAAAAAATTGACCATTTACAGTAGATGAGACCAAAACATTGTCATTAGAGTGATCTATAAAACCGTCTTCACCATCGCCACCGCTCAATACCGACCATGACCCAGCGTCGTATTTTAATGAACCTATATCTTGCAAACCAGCAAAGAAAAAATCCTGACTTGAAGGAGATAAAGCAATATTAGTTTGTTGACTTACTGCAATGTTATTTGTAATATCAGTCCAGGTGACGCCATCATCGGTAGTTTTTGAAACACCACCATCACAAGTTGTAAAAAATGTAGTGCTGCTTCCAGGCATATATGCTATATATTGTATATCCGCATGAATATAGGGCTCTGGTTCAGTGTTCTGACCTGGATAAGCTGGGTTTGCACCCAGCCAATAAGTAATCCGTGTCCAATTTACGCCTCCATCCGTTGATTGCCACTGATTAACGCCACCTATGGTTACTTTATTTTTATCAACAGGAGAGACCGCAATAGCCAAATCATGAAAAGCTTGCCCACCAACAGAGTCAGCAGTAGGATGAGCACTGGAGTGTAAGATGTTTGGTGTAGACGCCGTTGATTGTTTAGTAAATGTATTACCACTATCTGTGGAACGGTAAAACCCTTCAAATCCTTGATCGCTGCTTTTACCTATAATTGCATAAACGTAATTAACATCAGCTGGTGTTACAGCCATTTCAATACGCTCAACATCGACTGGATTAGGTAAGCCAGTAGAAGTGTTTGCTATCCAACTAATTCCACCATTAGTGGATTTATAAATTTGCTTACCTGCGGCATATGCAATTGTTGAACTTCCTGGCTTGTACTTAACATCAGACAAAGCCTTAGTAGGTAGTGTGTGAGAAGATACTGTATCCCAGCCATCTGTTGTTCTAAATACACCACCATCGGTTGAGACCATCATAACCAAAGGATCGTTAGGATCCATTACTATTTTGGATATTCTGTAATTATCTGTTACCGTCCAGACTAAACCAGTGGTTTGCCAGTTAGCACCACCATCTGTCGATTTTAA includes these proteins:
- a CDS encoding T9SS type A sorting domain-containing protein gives rise to the protein MKHLYLTALTCLFSLLMFSQGDKSWSKMAASEKSFYELQKEFNNYWSNRIPEKGQGYKIFKRWENQIADKVYPTGDLSLPSNTYPNFIQWQKEYNNELAKDANSQMKATSATSSWTTLNQGTVASGYDAGSGRLNFITFDPLNPTTTMYVGAPDGGLWKTTNGGVSWSTNTDYLSIIGCSGLVIHPSNPNLMYLATGDRESDRRSIGVLKSTDGGANWQTTGLVWTVTDNYRISKIVMDPNDPLVMMVSTDGGVFRTTDGWDTVSSHTLPTKALSDVKYKPGSSTIAYAAGKQIYKSTNGGISWIANTSTGLPNPVDVERIEMAVTPADVNYVYAIIGKSSDQGFEGFYRSTDSGNTFTKQSTASTPNILHSSAHPTADSVGGQAFHDLAIAVSPVDKNKVTIGGVNQWQSTDGGVNWTRITYWLGANPAYPGQNTEPEPYIHADIQYIAYMPGSSTTFFTTCDGGVSKTTDDGVTWTDITNNIAVSQQTNIALSPSSQDFFFAGLQDIGSLKYDAGSWSVLSGGDGEDGFIDHSNDNVLVSSTVNGQFFISMDRGLTSSNLTFTPALPSGDWFTPIKQDPVDADKIYIGSGKDLYVSSNWFTANPTASKTGTTAPAPINENILKFEIAPSSSSTIYVIKDNIISKSINSGSTWSDITNGLPVASAKLKNLAISNTDASKIWVIFSGYAAGEKVYKTTDGGNTWINVSNGLPNIPMNTIVYRKNSPNDEVYIGADIGVYAIDNLTTSAVPFLTDLPKCAVTDLEIFYPTSSTGILRAATYGRGSWQTSLSNQSLLSINDVSNITAPILFPNPINNGVLNVEISNFNNEYTFQVYNLLGEQILTGDLKRSKTEISMNEIGSGMYIIKIMDERNVYTQKIIVE